A region of uncultured Anaeromusa sp. DNA encodes the following proteins:
- a CDS encoding HutP family protein, whose translation MELTSLDVGRAALAMAISTDRQEEQDMRQRLQTRGILAVAVDFGGEYLSSVKKMIERAVVAAQRQGLIEASHVGEGAVAGATHAALEQITPKAVGLNVGGKIGVARYGEHVCVAVYLGVGVLHLNEVAVGLAHRSLSMSQE comes from the coding sequence ATGGAACTTACCAGTCTTGATGTTGGTCGAGCTGCCTTAGCTATGGCCATTAGTACGGACCGGCAGGAAGAACAGGATATGCGGCAGAGGCTGCAAACCCGCGGAATTCTGGCCGTAGCTGTCGATTTTGGCGGCGAGTACTTAAGTTCTGTCAAAAAGATGATTGAGCGCGCCGTAGTGGCGGCGCAGCGCCAAGGCTTGATTGAAGCCAGTCATGTGGGCGAAGGCGCGGTAGCTGGTGCGACGCATGCGGCGCTGGAGCAGATTACGCCTAAAGCTGTAGGCTTAAATGTGGGCGGAAAAATTGGTGTAGCTCGCTATGGGGAGCATGTTTGCGTGGCTGTCTATTTGGGCGTCGGGGTGCTGCATCTTAACGAAGTAGCGGTGGGGCTGGCTCATCGTTCACTTTCTATGTCGCAGGAATAA
- a CDS encoding tartrate dehydrogenase yields MITYKIAVIPGDGVGPEVLAEGIKVLQAVAAMAGTFSFEFETFPWGCEYYLKHGKMMDEDGMERLKSFDAIYLGAVGFPGVPDHISLWELLLKIRKGFDQYINLRPIQLLKGAPCPLAGVRAGEIDMMVVRENSEGEYAGAGDWLFKGKPEEVVLQTGVFSRKGTERVIRYAYELARKTGKTLTSISKGNALNYSMVFWDQVFAEVGREYPEVKTYSYLVDAASMFFVKDPGRFQVVVTSNLFGDILTDLGAAITGGMGLAAGANLNPERAYPSMFEPIHGSAPDIAGHSIANPLASIWSVSQMLDFFGHEEWGRRVLQAIENVLQEKRCLTPDLGGSGKTQEVGDAVVAKLTLGHKS; encoded by the coding sequence ATGATAACTTACAAAATTGCGGTGATTCCCGGGGATGGCGTCGGTCCGGAGGTTTTAGCGGAAGGAATCAAGGTGCTCCAAGCGGTGGCCGCGATGGCCGGGACGTTCTCGTTTGAATTTGAAACGTTTCCTTGGGGCTGCGAGTATTATTTGAAGCATGGAAAAATGATGGACGAAGATGGGATGGAACGTTTGAAAAGCTTTGACGCTATTTATCTTGGGGCCGTGGGCTTTCCGGGAGTTCCCGATCATATTTCGCTTTGGGAATTACTGCTAAAAATTCGCAAAGGCTTTGATCAATATATTAATTTGCGTCCGATACAGTTGCTGAAGGGCGCGCCATGCCCTTTGGCTGGGGTAAGGGCTGGCGAAATTGATATGATGGTAGTGCGTGAAAACAGTGAGGGCGAATACGCTGGCGCTGGTGATTGGTTGTTCAAGGGCAAGCCGGAAGAAGTGGTATTGCAGACCGGCGTGTTTTCACGCAAAGGAACGGAACGCGTGATTCGCTATGCGTATGAATTGGCTCGCAAGACCGGCAAGACCCTTACCAGCATCAGCAAAGGCAACGCCCTCAATTACTCCATGGTTTTTTGGGATCAGGTTTTTGCAGAAGTGGGCCGGGAGTATCCGGAAGTTAAAACTTATTCGTATTTGGTTGATGCGGCGAGCATGTTTTTTGTTAAAGATCCGGGACGCTTCCAAGTCGTAGTTACGTCCAATTTGTTCGGGGATATTCTGACCGATCTTGGCGCCGCCATTACCGGCGGCATGGGCCTAGCGGCAGGAGCTAATCTAAATCCGGAGCGGGCGTATCCGTCCATGTTTGAACCCATCCATGGCTCGGCACCGGATATTGCCGGACACAGCATTGCGAATCCTCTGGCTTCCATTTGGTCTGTCAGCCAGATGCTGGACTTTTTTGGGCATGAAGAGTGGGGACGAAGGGTGCTGCAGGCCATTGAAAATGTGCTGCAAGAGAAGCGGTGCTTGACGCCGGACTTGGGTGGCAGCGGCAAGACACAGGAAGTGGGAGATGCCGTAGTTGCTAAGCTGACTTTGGGGCATAAGTCATAG
- a CDS encoding AraC family transcriptional regulator has product MAGIGFYREEALPFFELKLCQEYGLSYKKHAHEEYSLGLVVAGGSSFWCEGSHEDIAPQTMLLLPPGCMHACKPLESGTWNYRMLFVTEAWVHALAAERPGTVWAQPILKPVSSRAVQRLERRLQRLQGTETPLAKEAVLIDLFDELQQGNKKMWLQRPGEERLRLKQVKEYLQNHFEAKVTLEELGAVSGLNKFHLLRIFKEAFKIPPHMYQMVLRINFAKRELGKRKELAEVALEAGFYDQSHFSKTFKSYTGITPEKYQKGI; this is encoded by the coding sequence ATGGCTGGGATTGGGTTTTATCGAGAAGAGGCTCTGCCTTTTTTTGAGCTGAAACTGTGTCAGGAGTACGGCCTTTCCTATAAAAAGCACGCCCATGAGGAATATTCTTTAGGACTTGTTGTTGCCGGGGGAAGTTCGTTTTGGTGTGAAGGCAGCCATGAAGATATTGCACCACAGACAATGCTCTTATTGCCTCCGGGATGCATGCACGCCTGTAAACCTTTGGAGTCAGGAACGTGGAATTACCGCATGTTGTTTGTGACGGAAGCTTGGGTGCACGCGTTGGCAGCGGAGCGGCCTGGAACCGTATGGGCGCAGCCGATATTAAAGCCGGTTTCGTCTAGGGCGGTGCAGCGTTTGGAACGGAGATTGCAGCGGCTGCAGGGGACGGAGACGCCGCTGGCTAAAGAGGCGGTGTTGATCGACCTGTTTGACGAATTGCAGCAGGGAAATAAGAAAATGTGGCTGCAACGGCCTGGCGAGGAACGGCTGCGCTTGAAGCAGGTTAAAGAGTATTTGCAAAACCATTTTGAGGCCAAGGTTACCTTGGAAGAGTTGGGGGCGGTTTCAGGCTTGAATAAGTTTCACCTGTTGCGGATTTTTAAAGAAGCTTTCAAAATCCCCCCGCATATGTATCAGATGGTGCTGCGCATTAATTTTGCCAAACGAGAATTAGGGAAACGTAAAGAACTAGCAGAGGTGGCACTGGAAGCGGGTTTCTATGACCAGAGCCATTTCAGTAAAACCTTTAAAAGCTATACAGGTATTACGCCGGAAAAATATCAAAAGGGAATTTAA
- a CDS encoding HAD-IA family hydrolase, which translates to MREWLVFDVMGVIFTVGDDTNELLVPYVQKVAPSLTCDEINQAYLEASLGKVASCDFWKTLGLGEAYPQIEQDYLEHQLTLDADFPAVAQKLQKEYHLALLSNDISEWSAYLREKYDLNQYFEEIVISGDVGLRKPDKAIYELLLRRLQCRPENSVFIDDRQKNLIPAMRAGMKTIQFKRGCDDSEMCGSFEVKSFKQLPGLVAHLFGV; encoded by the coding sequence ATGAGAGAATGGCTTGTTTTTGACGTCATGGGAGTCATCTTTACCGTCGGAGACGATACCAATGAGTTGCTGGTGCCGTATGTACAGAAGGTTGCGCCGTCGCTGACTTGCGATGAAATTAACCAGGCCTATTTGGAAGCTAGCTTGGGGAAAGTAGCTTCCTGTGATTTTTGGAAAACCTTGGGCTTGGGCGAGGCTTATCCGCAGATTGAGCAAGACTATTTGGAACACCAGCTCACCCTGGATGCGGATTTTCCGGCAGTGGCGCAAAAACTGCAAAAGGAGTACCATTTGGCGTTGTTGTCTAACGATATCAGCGAATGGTCGGCGTATTTGCGGGAAAAATATGATTTAAACCAATACTTTGAGGAAATCGTCATCAGTGGCGATGTAGGACTGCGTAAACCGGATAAGGCTATTTATGAACTGTTGCTGCGGCGTCTGCAGTGTCGACCAGAGAACAGCGTCTTTATTGATGATCGCCAGAAGAATCTTATCCCGGCTATGCGGGCGGGCATGAAGACGATACAGTTTAAACGGGGTTGTGACGACAGTGAAATGTGCGGCAGCTTCGAGGTGAAGTCGTTCAAGCAGTTGCCCGGACTTGTAGCTCATTTGTTTGGGGTTTAA
- a CDS encoding MerR family transcriptional regulator, which translates to MAAVLIRELSRRTGASIRSLRHYEEKGLLAPQRLENGYRDYAEPDIGTVKTIQLYLGLGLSTEAIVMVLECPQEATTNRPLCKEAYRLYQGKLAEVERQLKMLQTLQARLQERISQFENAANVR; encoded by the coding sequence GTGGCTGCTGTGTTGATTCGAGAATTGTCGCGTAGAACCGGGGCGAGTATTCGCTCTTTGCGCCATTACGAAGAAAAAGGTTTGCTGGCGCCGCAGCGCCTAGAAAACGGCTATCGAGATTATGCGGAGCCGGATATCGGTACAGTTAAGACCATTCAGCTGTATTTGGGGCTGGGACTTTCTACGGAAGCAATAGTTATGGTACTCGAGTGCCCGCAAGAAGCCACAACGAACCGCCCTCTATGTAAAGAAGCTTACCGGTTGTATCAGGGAAAGCTGGCTGAAGTTGAACGACAGCTCAAGATGTTGCAAACCTTGCAGGCTCGCCTGCAAGAGCGAATCAGCCAGTTTGAAAACGCTGCCAACGTCCGGTAA
- a CDS encoding sodium:solute symporter family protein has translation MTIQFWIIVLYICVLFAISIYVKRRAGNSSGFLFAGRKLTTPLVAANIAGTAIGAAATIGVAENAFQSGIAAGWYNGAWAAGAVMMAFVAAKKYRELNCTTVPELFERYYDKKGRVIAVLGMLTIQLVITSLQYLAGGAILSSLLPDIFSFQGGMVTSAAVFIGTTILGGLWSSGLSNILSVSLIYVGVLISTITIVNNQGGIGEIAASLPPGVDWFGPVGGLGLATVIGWFVVMMTQAITAQGPVQVACAAKDGAAAKKGFLWGALLMFPIGFACAIMGVAARAAHPEMKATLALPYMIMSLDPVVSGLTLAALWAADVATACHILLAAGTLFSQDIYKRFINPNVSDKKYTLLNRYAILFLGAVTLWFAFNAVGIVKTMLIGLSLTTAFTLIFLFTMFAPGLCRKNSAFYTTLAGIVTLFVWQAFPVVQVFAHPIYMEWLVCLVTFFIVAVVDKQPIRTVVLQEEESNGTYQS, from the coding sequence ATGACAATTCAATTTTGGATCATAGTACTGTATATTTGTGTTTTATTTGCTATTAGTATTTACGTAAAGCGGCGGGCTGGCAACAGCAGCGGCTTTTTATTTGCCGGACGTAAACTGACTACGCCGTTGGTGGCGGCGAATATCGCCGGGACGGCGATTGGCGCAGCGGCCACTATTGGTGTGGCGGAAAATGCGTTCCAATCGGGCATTGCTGCTGGTTGGTATAATGGAGCGTGGGCGGCAGGCGCGGTGATGATGGCGTTTGTAGCGGCTAAAAAATATCGGGAGCTTAACTGCACTACGGTTCCCGAACTGTTTGAACGATATTACGATAAAAAAGGCCGGGTCATTGCTGTATTGGGCATGCTGACCATTCAATTGGTTATTACCTCGTTGCAGTATTTGGCAGGCGGTGCCATTTTGTCTTCATTGCTGCCAGATATTTTTTCTTTCCAAGGCGGTATGGTCACCAGCGCAGCTGTATTTATTGGGACGACCATTCTGGGCGGGTTGTGGTCGTCCGGATTGTCCAACATTCTCAGCGTTTCTCTGATTTATGTAGGCGTGCTGATTAGCACAATCACTATTGTTAATAATCAAGGCGGTATTGGCGAGATTGCCGCTTCACTGCCACCGGGAGTCGATTGGTTTGGTCCCGTAGGCGGCCTGGGGTTGGCTACGGTTATCGGCTGGTTCGTGGTAATGATGACCCAGGCTATTACGGCCCAGGGACCGGTACAGGTAGCTTGTGCGGCAAAAGATGGCGCTGCGGCGAAAAAAGGCTTTCTTTGGGGCGCTTTGCTGATGTTCCCCATTGGTTTTGCCTGCGCGATTATGGGCGTGGCCGCCCGGGCGGCGCATCCAGAGATGAAGGCGACCTTGGCGCTGCCTTACATGATTATGAGTTTGGATCCGGTGGTTTCCGGTTTGACCTTGGCGGCTCTGTGGGCTGCGGATGTGGCGACTGCCTGCCACATTTTACTGGCAGCAGGCACGTTGTTTTCCCAGGATATCTATAAACGCTTCATCAACCCTAATGTAAGCGACAAGAAATATACGTTGCTCAACCGCTACGCTATTTTATTCTTGGGCGCCGTTACTTTGTGGTTTGCCTTTAATGCGGTGGGTATTGTGAAAACCATGCTGATCGGTCTGAGCTTGACCACGGCGTTTACGCTGATTTTTCTCTTTACGATGTTCGCGCCTGGCTTATGCCGGAAGAATTCGGCATTTTATACGACGTTGGCGGGCATCGTGACGTTGTTTGTGTGGCAGGCCTTTCCGGTGGTACAGGTTTTTGCGCATCCCATATACATGGAATGGCTGGTTTGTCTCGTAACCTTCTTTATTGTGGCTGTAGTGGACAAGCAGCCGATTCGGACGGTGGTCCTGCAGGAGGAAGAATCGAATGGAACTTACCAGTCTTGA
- a CDS encoding LuxR C-terminal-related transcriptional regulator, with protein sequence MHTNSTRIIYKRKPLTQALTGIWSHPLTLVEAPMGYGKTTAVKEFLKTSKANVFWQTLAGASANSFWRGFCRLLKPINEHCANALTELGIPADNAFMDAALELLEVIDFSSETCLVFDDYHLLTSPPIDRFIERLIKLAPQHLHIVIISRTTFGENTTELVLKGFCQVIGKSSLEFTRDEIVEYYKLCGICLTPIETTELYSYTEGWISALYLSLLNFEHERKIDRQSSLSELIEKAVYRYYPSEAKDFLLAICIFDSFTLEQAKAMWPHGNAEAQLHYLMKNNSFIKFNYYNQTYHTHTIFTAYLREQLLRQGADHYREIQQMAGSWYASDDNYIQAMECFYQALAFKQLLITFVKDNGHSVNPETKDQIIQYFSDCPEETKKENPTACVLYARKLFLLNEKEIYAVECQKALGYLETICDETARNHLLGELELSKSFSKYNDLQGMVEHQTKAYALLNGPSRLFDHQNYFTFGTPSVLYMFYRQSGAAEQTTTMLTTYMPRYCLMTTNHGAGAEYVMQAEQHFYQGDFENAAITIHKAEFPARSGQQIAILLCILFLQIRLAFVNGNPTAVQQLLQQLREEVEVCGQYQLVHALDMCEGFIYAQLKQPEKIPVWIAEGNLQESRLYFLSHAFFNIIYGQALLLNGDYLKLLGLSEHFLNTARIFPNLLSQIYIHIYEAIAYYDLRRYQEAQAALRNALAIAKPDRFIMPFVENGEKIFPILSAFEKEENYTSLIANIKETHTAFFPNLTVVQTALRDTVTKLTAREQEIAELVTVGMSNKAIGKELFIEESTVKKTLQNIYAKLGINGRTMLARLMLKRKA encoded by the coding sequence ATGCACACTAATTCCACCAGAATCATTTATAAACGAAAACCCCTCACCCAAGCCTTAACCGGCATCTGGAGTCATCCGCTAACCCTAGTGGAAGCGCCAATGGGTTATGGAAAAACCACCGCCGTTAAAGAATTTTTAAAAACAAGTAAGGCAAACGTATTTTGGCAAACGCTAGCCGGCGCCTCAGCCAACAGCTTTTGGCGCGGATTTTGCCGCTTGCTAAAACCAATAAACGAGCATTGTGCCAATGCCCTTACTGAGCTTGGAATCCCTGCCGACAACGCCTTTATGGATGCGGCGTTGGAACTGCTCGAAGTCATCGATTTTTCTTCAGAAACATGTCTTGTATTTGACGATTACCATTTACTAACGTCTCCCCCTATTGATCGATTTATCGAACGATTAATTAAACTAGCTCCGCAGCACCTACATATTGTCATCATCTCGCGGACCACGTTCGGAGAAAACACAACAGAACTGGTATTGAAGGGGTTTTGCCAAGTTATCGGTAAAAGCAGTTTGGAATTTACACGCGATGAAATTGTTGAGTACTACAAGCTATGTGGTATATGTCTCACTCCTATCGAAACAACTGAACTATATTCTTATACGGAAGGCTGGATCAGCGCTCTTTATCTAAGCCTACTAAACTTTGAACACGAAAGAAAAATTGATAGACAATCAAGTTTATCTGAGTTAATTGAAAAAGCCGTATACCGTTACTACCCTTCAGAGGCAAAAGACTTTTTGCTGGCTATCTGCATTTTTGACAGTTTTACCTTAGAGCAAGCAAAAGCAATGTGGCCGCATGGAAATGCAGAAGCACAGCTGCACTACCTTATGAAAAACAACTCTTTTATCAAATTCAACTACTATAATCAAACCTATCATACACATACTATTTTTACTGCTTACCTTCGAGAACAACTGCTGCGCCAAGGAGCAGACCACTACCGAGAGATACAACAGATGGCCGGCAGTTGGTATGCAAGCGATGACAACTATATCCAAGCTATGGAATGCTTTTATCAAGCTCTCGCTTTCAAGCAATTGTTAATAACGTTTGTAAAAGATAATGGGCACAGCGTCAATCCCGAAACCAAAGACCAAATCATACAATATTTCTCAGACTGCCCAGAAGAAACAAAAAAAGAAAATCCTACCGCTTGTGTGCTCTATGCTAGAAAATTATTTTTGCTAAATGAAAAAGAAATATATGCCGTAGAATGCCAAAAAGCCTTAGGATATCTTGAAACAATTTGTGATGAAACAGCTAGAAATCATTTACTAGGCGAACTAGAATTAAGCAAAAGTTTTTCAAAATATAATGACTTGCAAGGAATGGTCGAACATCAAACTAAAGCCTATGCACTGCTAAACGGACCATCTCGTCTCTTTGACCACCAAAACTATTTCACCTTTGGCACTCCTTCTGTTCTATATATGTTTTACCGTCAGAGCGGCGCAGCTGAGCAAACTACAACGATGTTGACCACCTACATGCCTCGGTATTGCTTGATGACGACCAATCACGGAGCTGGGGCAGAGTATGTAATGCAGGCGGAACAACACTTTTATCAAGGAGATTTTGAGAATGCCGCAATTACCATTCATAAAGCCGAATTCCCTGCGCGCTCCGGTCAGCAAATAGCGATCTTGCTGTGCATTCTGTTTTTACAAATCCGGTTGGCTTTTGTTAACGGCAATCCGACAGCCGTGCAACAGTTATTACAGCAGTTGCGCGAGGAAGTAGAAGTGTGCGGTCAATACCAGCTCGTTCACGCCTTAGATATGTGCGAAGGCTTTATCTATGCCCAACTCAAACAACCGGAAAAAATCCCTGTTTGGATTGCCGAAGGCAACCTGCAAGAAAGTCGCCTGTACTTTCTCAGCCATGCTTTTTTCAATATTATTTATGGCCAAGCACTTCTCTTGAACGGTGACTATTTAAAACTGCTAGGTCTGTCCGAGCACTTCCTCAATACAGCCCGTATCTTCCCCAACCTGCTTAGTCAAATATACATCCATATCTACGAGGCCATTGCTTATTATGATCTGCGCCGCTACCAAGAAGCGCAGGCCGCGCTCCGCAACGCACTAGCGATTGCAAAACCGGATCGATTTATTATGCCATTTGTAGAAAACGGAGAAAAGATTTTCCCTATTCTTAGCGCTTTTGAAAAAGAAGAAAATTACACTTCACTTATTGCGAACATAAAAGAAACACACACAGCTTTCTTTCCTAATTTAACCGTTGTACAAACAGCATTGCGCGATACTGTCACTAAACTCACAGCGCGTGAACAAGAAATTGCCGAATTGGTCACTGTCGGAATGTCCAACAAAGCCATTGGTAAAGAATTGTTTATCGAAGAAAGCACCGTGAAAAAAACGCTGCAAAACATTTATGCCAAGCTAGGCATTAATGGCCGCACCATGCTGGCTCGCCTAATGTTAAAAAGAAAAGCCTAA
- a CDS encoding amidohydrolase family protein: MVVDSHAHVMLPQERQQELMVEAGVDRTILFTSRVHPEKSKTLKELEEELKSLYQLLEGQGDSQETRKQSLIELEEVVKKYPDTYWGFGSIPLGLGDAESLRWIEAQIIARGFCGIGELTPGLGQVALLEPIFQASREAGGLPLWVHAFFPLQAQDIRKLLELAAQYQEVPLIVGHLGGVHWLETLQAVKRMPQVHLDLSAAYTTMALLYAMKELPERVLFASDAPYTSPVVARHSLEMLAPSQQVLELALGENICRLLRK, from the coding sequence ATGGTTGTTGACAGTCATGCACATGTCATGCTGCCCCAAGAGCGGCAGCAAGAATTGATGGTTGAAGCGGGTGTGGATCGAACCATATTATTCACGTCGCGGGTACACCCGGAGAAGTCAAAGACGCTGAAGGAATTGGAAGAAGAACTAAAGTCACTTTATCAACTGCTGGAGGGGCAAGGAGATTCACAGGAAACCAGAAAGCAGTCCTTGATTGAATTGGAAGAAGTAGTAAAGAAGTATCCAGATACGTATTGGGGCTTCGGTTCGATACCTTTGGGGCTTGGCGATGCGGAAAGTCTTCGTTGGATAGAAGCGCAGATTATAGCGCGCGGCTTCTGCGGTATAGGGGAGTTGACGCCGGGGCTTGGCCAAGTAGCGCTGCTGGAACCGATTTTCCAAGCTTCTCGCGAAGCTGGCGGTTTGCCGTTGTGGGTGCATGCTTTTTTCCCTTTACAGGCTCAGGATATCAGGAAACTACTGGAATTGGCGGCTCAGTATCAAGAAGTTCCGTTGATTGTGGGCCATTTAGGAGGCGTGCATTGGTTGGAAACATTGCAAGCGGTGAAGCGTATGCCGCAGGTACATTTGGATTTGTCGGCAGCATATACCACGATGGCACTGCTGTATGCAATGAAGGAGCTACCGGAAAGAGTGCTGTTTGCTTCTGATGCTCCCTATACATCGCCTGTGGTTGCTCGGCACAGTTTAGAGATGTTGGCACCTAGCCAACAAGTGCTAGAATTGGCGCTGGGAGAAAATATCTGCCGGCTTTTGCGCAAATAA
- a CDS encoding IS3 family transposase, producing MTSKTSHSLIAFASLGYSIILADGKFLPLPPPNLKTQNNRESLTRIAGGARQQQQKNASRKIKMDPVKWTLKKVPLLGLFLYTEINGHMIIETFERSADMSKIIFTDEQVAFLKENQYVKAISEKSITYTDEYKRHFVSESLKGKHAKQIFQEASFPIEILGEIRIKAFAKKWRKRYREEGILSLEDTRKNSSGRPSKAERTPQQEIEQLKERIALLEQEKELLKKADWSERRRGSAEKSSDSFALLHMLKSNGFYNGTIQDGCELLGISRSGYYSYLQKTPIRQAREKADLQWKASIQEAYEYRGYKKGSRSIVMYFQNCKGITVNRKKVQRLMRKFDIVCPIRKANPYRRIAKATMEHSVVPNILQRQFDQGVAGKVLLTDITYLPGRDGFLGYLSTIKDGATKEILAHYVSDNLKLDISLQTIEILMHNNKDSLQKDAFIHSDQGVHYTSFDFRKKLREFELGQSMSRRGNCWDNAPQESFFGHLKDEIPYQVCANLADLRRIVDDYIQYYNEERGQWKLKKLPPAKYREQLLQLVA from the coding sequence ATGACGTCAAAAACAAGCCATTCTCTCATTGCTTTCGCCTCCTTGGGTTATTCTATTATTCTTGCAGACGGCAAATTCCTGCCTCTACCGCCGCCAAACCTCAAAACTCAGAATAACAGAGAAAGTTTAACAAGAATAGCTGGAGGAGCGCGACAGCAGCAACAAAAAAACGCCTCCCGAAAAATTAAAATGGACCCAGTAAAGTGGACACTAAAAAAAGTCCCTTTACTGGGTCTGTTTTTGTATACTGAAATAAATGGTCATATGATTATAGAGACTTTCGAAAGGAGTGCGGACATGTCTAAAATCATATTCACAGATGAACAGGTTGCGTTCTTGAAGGAAAATCAGTATGTTAAAGCTATTTCAGAGAAGAGCATCACCTATACTGACGAATATAAACGGCACTTCGTATCAGAAAGCCTTAAGGGGAAGCATGCGAAGCAAATCTTTCAAGAAGCCAGCTTCCCAATAGAAATACTAGGCGAAATACGCATTAAGGCTTTCGCCAAGAAATGGCGTAAACGTTACCGTGAAGAAGGAATACTTTCCCTCGAAGATACCAGAAAAAACAGTTCAGGACGACCTAGTAAGGCAGAAAGAACACCTCAGCAAGAGATAGAGCAACTGAAGGAACGGATTGCCCTGCTTGAACAGGAAAAAGAATTGCTAAAAAAAGCAGATTGGAGCGAAAGGAGGCGAGGAAGCGCGGAAAAATCAAGTGACAGTTTTGCACTGCTCCATATGCTAAAAAGCAACGGGTTCTATAATGGCACCATTCAGGACGGCTGTGAGTTGTTGGGTATTTCCCGATCCGGATATTACAGTTATTTGCAGAAAACCCCAATCCGGCAGGCTCGTGAAAAAGCGGACTTGCAATGGAAAGCAAGTATCCAGGAGGCCTATGAGTACCGCGGCTACAAGAAAGGTTCTCGAAGTATTGTGATGTATTTTCAAAACTGTAAAGGAATCACAGTCAACCGTAAGAAAGTACAGCGGTTGATGCGTAAATTTGACATAGTCTGTCCGATCCGAAAGGCTAACCCGTACCGACGGATTGCAAAAGCAACGATGGAGCACAGCGTTGTTCCCAACATACTGCAACGCCAGTTTGACCAAGGTGTAGCCGGTAAAGTTCTTCTCACGGATATCACGTATCTGCCGGGAAGAGATGGTTTTCTCGGATACCTCTCCACCATCAAGGATGGGGCAACCAAAGAAATTCTGGCTCACTATGTGTCTGACAACCTGAAACTAGATATCTCTTTACAAACAATCGAGATTCTCATGCATAACAATAAGGACTCGCTACAAAAGGACGCCTTCATTCACTCCGATCAAGGCGTACACTACACCAGTTTTGATTTCAGGAAGAAACTGCGAGAGTTCGAACTGGGGCAGTCCATGTCAAGGCGTGGGAACTGCTGGGACAATGCTCCACAAGAATCCTTCTTTGGGCACCTAAAAGATGAAATACCTTACCAAGTCTGCGCAAATCTGGCAGACTTGAGACGAATCGTTGATGATTATATTCAATACTATAATGAAGAACGGGGGCAGTGGAAACTAAAGAAGCTGCCTCCGGCAAAATACCGAGAGCAGCTTCTTCAATTAGTTGCATAG